Proteins from a single region of Drosophila biarmipes strain raj3 chromosome 3R, RU_DBia_V1.1, whole genome shotgun sequence:
- the LOC108031402 gene encoding putative mitogen-activated protein kinase kinase kinase 7-like: protein MVEQVNFAEVFLSETLGAGACAVVRKGIFKAQEVAVKAYNLQVQSVRNNAEREIQILSEIEHENVVKVIGSASDGKTGYMLMEYLQNGSLYDYLYGEDQWAYTVEQALRWAFQCAKALAYLHTKEQPVLHRDIKPQNLVLDNQFETLKITDFDLATDMSNNRSDMRGSVRYMAPEAFRDRKYTVKSDVYSFGIVLWELMARSLPYEHYENIGNQFAILRAVNEGRSLDAVRSDCPEGIKQMITRCVHADPEKRPTMKEIEEFLGKLCETGIDEAFTEVLDEDTAAVVTYHEDASGNKMMRVIFWRRLGEPIRMIVPIAKREARRTGEVVVRETVRASEDVGRETARAAQDTERETRRAERHTEQETSRAAHDGERESRRAAQDVGRETKRAIKKIGRKLRF, encoded by the exons ATGGTAGAACAGGTGAATTTCGCTGAGGTGTTTCTGAGTGAG ACTCTCGGAGCTGGAGCCTGTGCAGTGGTGCGCAAAGGTATCTTTAAGGCCCAAGAAGTCGCGGTGAAGGCGTACAATTTGCAGGTTCAATCCGTCAGGAACAATGCCGAAAGGGAAATCCAAATACTGTCGGAGATCGAACACGAAAACGTTGTCAAGGTTATTGGCTCGGCCAGCGATGGGAAGACGGGGTACATGCTAATGGAGTATCTGCAGAATGGGTCGCTCTACGATTACCTCTACGGCGAAGATCAGTGGGCGTACACGGTGGAGCAGGCTTTGCGCTGGGCCTTCCAGTGTGCCAAG GCCCTAGCCTACTTACACACGAAGGAACAACCTGTGCTTCATCGCGATATAAAGCCGCAGAACCTTGTGCTGGACAATCAGTTTGAAACCCTGAAGATTACGGACTTTGACCTGGCCACGGATATGTCCAACAACAGGTCAGACATGCGAGGGTCCGTGAGGTATATGGCCCCAGAG GCCTTTCGGGATAGGAAGTATACGGTTAAGAGCGATGTGTACAGTTTTGGCATAGTGCTTTGGGAGCTAATGGCGCGTTCCCTGCCCTATGAGCACTATGAGAACATCGGTAATCAATTCGCCATTCTGAGAGCTGTAAACGAGG GGAGGTCCTTGGACGCAGTGAGATCCGATTGCCCAGAGGGCATCAAGCAGATGATAACACGTTGCGTGCATGCAGATCCCGAGAAACGCCCTACTATGAAAGAGATCGAGGAGTTCCTGGGCAAACTGTGTGAAACCGGGATTGACGAGGCCTTCACCGAGGTTCTGGACGAGGACACCGCTGCCGTGGTGACCTACCACGAGGATGCGTCCGGCAACAAGATGATGCGCGTGATCTTCTGGCGACGTCTGGGAGAACCCATCCGTATGATCGTTCCGATTGCAAAGCGGGAAGCCAGGCGAACGGGAGAGGTCGTTGTACGCGAGACGGTTCGAGCTTCCGAGGATGTGGGCAGGGAGACGGCCAGGGCGGCCCAGGATACGGAGCGGGAAACGCGACGAGCGGAGAGACATACCGAGCAGGAAACCTCGAGGGCTGCGCACGATGGCGAGCGGGAGTCGAGGAGGGCCGCCCAGGATGTGGGCCGCGAAACCAAGCGGGCTATCAAGAAAATAGGGAGGAAGCTGCGCTTCTAA
- the LOC108031401 gene encoding heterogeneous nuclear ribonucleoprotein R isoform X16 — protein sequence MEPARIQKDEGGGEARSPVNLKTRSAIRILSQLPGSSKMAEGNGELLDDINQKADDRGDGERTEDYPKLLEYGLDKKVAGKLDEIYKTGKLAHAELDERALDALKEFPVDGALNVLGQFLESNLEHVSNKSAYLCGVMKTYRQKSRASQQGVAAPAAAIQVKGPDEDKIKKILERTGYTLDVTTGQRKYGGPPPDWEGNVPGNGCEVFCGKIPKDMYEDELIPLFEDCGTIWDLRLMMDPMTGTNRGYAFVTFTNREAAVNAVRQLDNHEIKPGKCLKINISVPNLRLFVGNIPKSKGKDEILEEFGKLTAGLYEVIIYSSPDDKKKNRGFCFLEYESHKAASLAKRRLGTGRIKVWGCDIIVDWADPQEEPDEQTMSKVKVLYVRNLTQDVSEDKLKEQFEQYGKVERVKKIKDYAFIHFEDRDSAVEAMRGLNGKEIGASNIEVSLAKPPSDKKKKEEILRARERRMMQMMQARPGIVGFETLSPYRNLSPTHPSMMSLTPMRLQGARMPLRTPIPREYVVGKRKFDGGHQNPADVKRRYPSGLIGNGGSWGSLPLPQQPLGTNGEQWYMDTFSAWS from the exons ATGGAGCCGGCCCGCATTCAGAAGGACGAGGGAGGCGGTGAGGCCCGCTCACCCGTGAACCTCAAGACCCGCTCCGCCATTCGGATTCTTAGCCAGCTGCCCGGTTCCAGCA AAATGGCGGAGGGTAATGGCGAACTGTTAGATGACATTAATCAGAAAGCCGACGACCGTGGCGATGGCGAGCGTACAGAGGACTACCCCAAGCTGCTGGAATACGGTCTGGACAAGAAA GTCGCTGGAAAGCTGGATGAAATCTACAAAACCGGCAAGCTGGCTCACGCCGAGCTGGATGAGCGCGCCCTGGACGCGCTCAAGGAGTTCCCCGTCGATGGTGCCTTGAATGTGTTGGGTCAGTTCCTGGAATCGAACCTGGAGCACGTGTCAAACAAGTCCGCCTACCTGTGCGGCGTGATGAAGACGTACCGCCAGAAGAGTCGAGCCAGCCAACAGGGCGTGGCCGCGCCCGCAGCTGCCATTCAGGTCAAAGGTCCCGACGAGGACAAGATCAAGAAAATCCTCGAGCGCACCGGCTACACATTAGATGTGACGACAG GTCAGCGCAAATACGGTGGGCCGCCTCCTGACTGGGAGGGCAATGTGCCGGGCAACGGCTGCGAGGTTTTCTGCGGCAAGATACCCAAGGACATGTACGAGGACGAACTGATTCCGCTCTTCGAGGACTGCGGCACAATCTGGGACCTACGCCTCATGATGGACCCGATGACGGGCACAAATCGTGGTTATGCATTTGTCACATTCACAAATCGCGAAGCGGCCGTCAATGCAGTGCGACAG CTCGATAATCACGAAATAAAACCCGGCAAGTgtctgaaaataaatataagcgTACCGAATCTGCGCCTTTTCGTAGGCAATATTCCCAAGTCAAAGGGCAAAGATGAAATTTTAGAGGAATTTGGTAAACTTACAG CCGGCCTTTACGAGGTGATCATATACAGTTCGCCAGATGATAAGAAAAAGAACCGCGGCTTCTGCTTTCTCGAGTACGAGTCACACAAGGCGGCATCTTTGGCCAAACGAAGGCTCGGCACAGGAAGAATTAAG GTTTGGGGATGTGATATAATAGTCGACTGGGCCGATCCACAGGAGGAGCCGGATGAACAAACCATGTCCAAGGTTAAAGTTCTGTATGTGCGAAATCTAACCCAGGACGTCTCAGAGGATAAGCTAAAG GAGCAATTTGAGCAATATGGAAAGGTGGAACGCGTTAAGAAGATTAAAGACTATGCCTTTATACACTTTGAGGATCGTGATAGCGCCGTCGAAGCTATGCGTGGCCTTAATGGCAAGGAGATCGGCGCCTCGAATATTGAG GTCTCTCTCGCCAAACCTCCTTCggacaaaaagaaaaaggagGAAATTCTGCGTGCCCGTGAGCGCCGTATGATGCAAATGATGCAAGCGCGTCCCGGAATCGTGGG ATTTGAAACCTTGTCTCCATACAGAAACCTGTCGCCGACACATCCCAGCATGATGTCCTTGACGCCCATGCGCCTCCAAGGGGCGCGCATGCCGCTGCGTACGCCGATACCTCGCGAATACG